One window from the genome of Nicotiana sylvestris chromosome 9, ASM39365v2, whole genome shotgun sequence encodes:
- the LOC104217830 gene encoding 11S globulin seed storage protein 2-like, whose product MAVTTKLILAILLSAFLLSATNAVRDYQGQQAGQRGERGTRLTEAQQCRLTRLTASQPTNRIESEGGVTELWDENEEQFQCAGVAPMRSVIRRNSLSLPNFHPMPRLVYIERGQGLIGITYPGCAETFQSQSQSFQAGREPREERGQGRRSDQHQKVHRIRQGDVVALPAGAAHWCYNDGEEELVAVSINDLNHRSNQLDQNLRAFYLAGGVPESGRQQTQAGQRLQSRQRFQNIFRAFDTELMAEAFNIPAEIVRRMQEEQSERGLIVNVREEMRIIRPDEEEGEFEEEQGRSRRGQQWWEEATGNGLEENICTMKIRTNVEHRTQADIFSRQAGKINHVNRQKLPILKYMDMSASRGTLYPNALLTPHWSVNGHCVVYVQRGEAQVQVVDHSGQQVMNDRVNQGEMFVVPQYFASTVRAGQNGLEFVVWRTSSEPMNSQLAGYTSVIRAMPIEVLTNAYQISPNEAQRLKTNRGGESFLLSPQRRSF is encoded by the exons ATGGCGGTCACCACTAAACTCATTTTAGCCATACTCCTCTCTGCTTTTCTCTTGTCTGCAACAAATGCAGTTAGAGATTATCAGGGTCAGCAAGCTGGTCAGCGGGGTGAGAGAGGCACTCGTCTCACTGAAGCGCAACAATGCCGTTTAACAAGGCTCACTGCTAGCCAGCCCACTAACCGAATTGAGTCAGAGGGCGGCGTCACTGAGCTGTGGGACGAGAACGAGGAGCAATTCCAGTGCGCTGGAGTTGCTCCCATGAGGAGTGTCATCCGCCGCAACTCCCTTTCTCTGCCTAATTTCCATCCCATGCCGCGCTTGGTTTACATTGAGCGTGGCCAGGGATTGATTGGCATTACTTACCCTGGCTGTGCTGAGACTTTCCAGTCTCAGTCCCAGTCCTTCCAGGCTGGCCGAGAGCCAAGGGAAGAGAGGGGCCAAGGCCGCAGAAGTGACCAACACCAGAAGGTCCACCGCATTCGCCAAGGAGATGTCGTGGCACTTCCCGCTGGCGCTGCTCATTGGTGCTATAATGATGGCGAGGAAGAGCTTGTCGCCGTCTCTATCAACGACCTCAACCACCGGTCGAACCAGCTTGATCAAAACTTGAGG GCATTCTACTTGGCTGGTGGAGTACCAGAAAGTGGAAGGCAACAAACCCAAGCAGGTCAAAGACTACAGAGCAGGCAGAGGTTCCAGAACATTTTCCGTGCTTTCGACACAGAACTGATGGCTGAGGCCTTCAACATCCCAGCCGAGATTGTAAGGAGGATGCAAGAAGAGCAGAGCGAACGCGGACTAATTGTAAATGTGAGGGAAGAAATGAGAATAATTAGGCCcgacgaagaagaaggagaattcgAAGAAGAACAAGGGCGATCACGACGAGGACAGCAATGGTGGGAGGAAGCAACCGGAAATGGCTTGGAAGAAAACATTTGCACAATGAAAATCCGCACCAACGTTGAACATCGAACACAAGCTGACATCTTCTCAAGGCAAGCCGGAAAAATTAACCATGTCAATCGCCAAAAACTTCCCATCCTTAAATACATGGACATGAGTGCCTCTAGAGGCACCCTCTATCCG AATGCATTGTTGACCCCACATTGGTCAGTGAACGGCCACTGCGTGGTATACGTGCAAAGAGGAGAGGCACAAGTGCAAGTAGTAGACCACAGCGGACAACAAGTGATGAACGACAGAGTAAACCAGGGAGAAATGTTTGTGGTTCCTCAATACTTCGCCTCAACAGTGAGAGCAGGACAGAATGGATTGGAATTTGTGGTGTGGAGGACAAGCAGTGAACCAATGAACAGCCAACTAGCAGGTTACACATCAGTGATCAGagccatgcctattgaggtcctCACCAACGCCTACCAGATTTCTCCGAATGAGGCACAACGCTTGAAGACGAACAGGGGTGGAGAGAGCTTTCTCCTATCTCCCCAGCGAAGGTCCTTTTAA
- the LOC104217829 gene encoding patellin-4-like, producing MREEAVVPVDIIDDMSSENDDIDDEQQHISDQPAGQLACPLDLKSSRINALLRLRCRVEDAILGGYIYGKNKHKSLSSRLCITEDLRDISLWGVPLLPSKGNPSTDIVLMNFLRAKDYSVYDAFKMLRKTLRWRRDFRVADILEEKFSPELESLWYTNGKDKEGRLLCYNVFRNIKNKELEEEIWGRHHHHQECLRWRVHIMEKAIQQLDFKQGGVNSILQIIDLGNSPGNSWKEVRWINRKMMSLVHDHYPGIIYKNIFINVPVWFSTVHALNLRMITQRSKNTFIFVKPSKVTETLLKYISPENLLAHYGGLKTENDVEFSTDDKVLEISLKPCSIGLIKIPVKEVEVTITWDMMVVGNEVTYREEFIPDDDCSYGVLLQEEKKMVDSVRNSFHIREEGKIVITIDNPTYKKKTAFYRYKTKPSVPIYMYLK from the exons ATGCGGGAGGAAGCTGTTGTGCCTGTGGATATAATTGATGATATGAGCAGTGAAAAtgatgatattgatgatgaaCAACAACATATCTCTGATCAGCCTGCAGGCCAATTAGCTTGTCCTCTTGACCTGAAATCTTCAAGAATAAACGCTTTGCTTAGATTACGATGTAGGGTTGAAGACGCCATTCTTGGTGGTTACATTTACGGCAAAAATAAACACAAGTCGCTCTCTTCCAGATTATGTATTACAGAAGATTTGAGGGACATTTCTTTATGGGGTGTTCCTTTATTGCCAAGTAAAGGGAACCCTAGCACGGATATTGTTTTGATGAATTTCTTGAGAGCCAAGGATTACAGCGTTTACGACGCGTTCAAGATGCTGCGAAAGACGTTGAGATGGAGGAGAGATTTTAGGGTTGCTGATATTCTTGAGGAGAAATTTAGTCCTGAGCTTGAGAGTTTGTGGTACACAAATGGTAAGGACAAAGAAGGCAGGCTTTTGTGTTATAATGTGTTTAGGAATATAAAGAATAAAGAATTGGAAGAGGAAATTTGGGGTAGGCATCATCACCACCAAGAATGTCTTAGGTGGAGAGTACATATTATGGAGAAAGCAATTCAACAACTTGATTTTAAACAAGGAGGGGTTAATTCCATTCTTCAGATTATTGATTTGGGAAATTCACCAGGAAATTCATGGAAAGAGGTTCGTTGGATTAATAGGAAAATGATGAGCTTGGTTCATGATCATTATCCTGGAATCATCTACAAGAAT ATATTCATTAATGTTCCTGTTTGGTTTTCAACGGTCCATGCACTTAACTTGAGAATGATCACACAAAGAAGCAAGAACACGTTCATATTTGTGAAGCCATCAAAAGTTACAGAGACCCTTCTCAA GTATATTAGCCCGGAAAACTTATTGGCTCATTATGGTGGACTCAAAACAGAGAATGATGTTGAGTTTTCAACTGATGACAAAGTTCTAGAGATAAGCCTCAAACCATGCTCTATTGGCCTCATTAAAATACCTGTCAAAGAG GTTGAAGTGACCATAACATGGGATATGATGGTGGTGGGAAATGAAGTTACTTACAGAGAAGAATTCATACCAGATGATGATTGCTCATACGGAGTTTTGCTTCAAGAAGAGAAGAAAATGGTGGACAGTGTACGCAATTCCTTTCATATTAGAGAAGAAGGGAAGATTGTGATCACTATTGATAATCCTACGTACAAGAAGAAAACAGCATTCTACAGATACAAGACTAAACCTAGTGTACCCATTTATATGTACCTAAAGTAA